A region from the Hyalangium gracile genome encodes:
- a CDS encoding uroporphyrinogen decarboxylase/cobalamine-independent methonine synthase family protein has product MSAPIIRRAVQLLPACASTGIGSMPHTQVELGLQAALALDIPFLPQLPLRHPSEFMIPSAIEGLPGLSYDEEGMCTVDLGQWEAGRKAFEAKLDEALSSGQLEAFEPSPEGCRAWRPFLWEVENRKLALSKAQIAGPFTVLSVARTSQGTPTMDVPGLDKALYRLVMARSLAMVKALRRTGTTPLFFLDEPGLFAFQRSQPRHLLALQEVKLLVLALQREGALVGIHCCGNTDWGALLDVQPDVLSLDVRLSLDAMLEETDALARFLASGATLSLGIVPTDLTSTYDVGELTDSVEASLKAALPRGRTFTQVLAHVLLTPACGLAMRTVQDAERVLGELRTAQRRLHETLDTERGPEFYVI; this is encoded by the coding sequence ATGAGCGCGCCGATCATCCGCCGTGCCGTTCAGCTCCTGCCCGCCTGTGCCTCCACCGGAATCGGGAGCATGCCCCACACCCAGGTGGAGCTGGGGCTCCAGGCCGCGCTGGCGCTGGACATTCCCTTCCTGCCCCAGCTGCCGCTGCGCCACCCCTCCGAGTTCATGATTCCCTCGGCCATCGAGGGCCTGCCGGGCCTCAGCTACGACGAGGAGGGCATGTGCACGGTGGACCTCGGCCAGTGGGAGGCCGGGCGAAAGGCCTTCGAGGCGAAGCTCGACGAGGCGCTCTCCTCCGGCCAGCTCGAGGCCTTCGAGCCCTCGCCCGAGGGCTGCCGCGCGTGGCGGCCCTTCCTCTGGGAGGTGGAGAACCGGAAGCTGGCGCTGTCCAAGGCGCAGATCGCCGGCCCCTTCACGGTGCTCTCGGTGGCGCGCACCAGCCAGGGCACGCCCACCATGGACGTGCCGGGGCTGGACAAGGCCCTGTACCGGCTGGTGATGGCGCGCTCGCTGGCGATGGTGAAGGCGCTGCGGCGCACGGGCACCACGCCCCTGTTCTTCCTGGATGAGCCGGGGCTGTTCGCCTTCCAGCGCTCCCAGCCGCGCCACCTGCTGGCGCTGCAGGAGGTGAAGCTGCTGGTGCTGGCGCTGCAGCGCGAGGGCGCCCTGGTGGGCATCCACTGCTGCGGCAACACGGACTGGGGCGCGCTGCTGGACGTTCAGCCGGATGTGCTGTCGCTGGACGTGCGCCTGTCCCTGGACGCGATGCTCGAGGAGACGGACGCGCTGGCGCGCTTCCTGGCCTCGGGCGCCACGCTGAGCCTGGGCATCGTCCCCACGGATCTCACCTCCACGTACGACGTGGGGGAGCTGACCGACTCGGTGGAGGCCTCGCTCAAGGCGGCGCTGCCCAGGGGGCGCACCTTCACGCAGGTGCTGGCGCACGTGCTGCTCACGCCCGCCTGCGGGCTGGCCATGCGCACGGTGCAGGACGCGGAGCGGGTGCTCGGGGAGTTGCGGACCGCGCAGCGGCGTCTGCACGAGACGCTCGACACCGAGCGCGGTCCGGAGTTCTACGTCATCTGA
- a CDS encoding DUF2934 domain-containing protein — MARTSAKTSTPTEKETGKAPSTPAPNQTRTGPTHEQIARRAYEIFLARGGQPGNPEHDWHQAERELLLGRQ, encoded by the coding sequence ATGGCCCGCACCAGCGCCAAGACCTCGACCCCCACCGAGAAGGAGACTGGGAAGGCTCCGAGCACGCCGGCCCCCAACCAGACGCGCACTGGCCCGACCCATGAGCAGATCGCCCGCCGCGCCTATGAGATCTTCCTCGCGCGCGGTGGCCAGCCCGGTAACCCCGAGCACGACTGGCACCAGGCCGAGCGCGAGCTTCTGCTCGGCCGGCAGTAG